TGGTGGTCTCCAGCTTGGAGAACATCCCGGATACCTGGTTACGGCCGGGCCGGTTGGAACGGTCGTGCACCGATACCGGGACCATCGCGACCAGCGAGCTGTCGGGAAGTTCGCCCCGCCCGCTCAGGAACGTGCGCAGCACTCCGGATACCAACGCCATCACCACATCGTTGACCTTGACGCCGAAATGGTTCTTGACGGTCTTGATGTCTTCGAGGTCCAGTTGAGCGAACGCGACACTGCGATGACCGGTGATGTTGCTGTTGAACGCGGTCTTCGGGGCGTTGAACGGCGCTGCCATCGCCTGCCCGTTGATCGCGCGGCGCACCGTGTCGACGACTGTCGTCGCCGTGGTGGGCAACACATTGGCCAGCTTGAGTGGGCGGGCGGCGAACCTGAGCGCTCCGCTGATGGCGATCTCGGCGCCCGAGGCGCTGCCGACCCCGTCCACCGGGTCCGGCGGCGGCGCGTCGGCCTCGGTGGTGCACAACTGCGACATCAGGTTGGCCCCGGTCACCCCGTCGACCCCGGCGTGGTGAATCTTGGTCATCAGCGCCAGCCGGCCACCCGCCTGCGCGTCGGTGCCCGCCACGTTCTCGATGACCCACATCTCCCACAGCGGCCGGGTCCGGTCCAACGGTAGCGAGGCGATGTGGCCACAGATCTCGGCCAGCTCGGCACGGCCGCCGGGGGCCGGCAGCCCGATCCGGTGCAGGTGCCGGTTGACGTCGAAGTCCTTGTCCTCCACCCACACCGGGTGATCGAGGTTGAACCGGCTGTCGGCCAGCTTCTCCCGGAAATGCGGCATCGCCTTGATACGCAGGGAGAGTTCGTCACGTAGCCGGTCGAAGGTGTAGCCGCCGGGCATGGTCGAGGTGTCCAGCTCCAGCACCGAGCACACGTGCATGGGCTGCGCGGCCGTTTCGAGGTAGAGGAAACTGGCGTCGAGTCCGCTGAGCCGTTGCATGCCGCTGATGTTAGGGCTCCGCGCGGAAACTGTGAGGAAATCCACTCGAACGTCGCTTTTGCCTTTATTCCCCCTGGTGGCAGACTGGCATTTGTCCGACGAACCCGGGGACCGCAGCGCGGCCTCGAGGATCGTACCGACCATCACGAGGGACGACGATGTCTGAACAGTCTGTTTATGGTGCTTCCGATTCTGTCGAAGCCAAGCCGCGTACCAAGGTCCGCACGCTGACGTTGCAGAAGTGGAAGTCCGAAGGCCACAAGTGGGCGATGCTCACCTGTTACGACTACTCCAGCGCGCGGGTATTCGACGAGGCCGAGATTCCGGTACTGCTGGTGGGCGATTCGGCTGCCAACGTGGTCTACGGCTACGACACCACCGTGCCGATCTCCATCGATGAGCTGATCCCGTTGGCTCGCGCGGTCGTCAAGGGCGCCCCGCACGCCCTCGTCGTCGCCGACCTGCCGTTCGGCAGCTACGAGAGCAGCCCCGCCCAGGCACTGGCCACCGCCACCCGCTTCATGAAAGAGACCGGCGCGCAGGCGATCAAGCTCGAGGGCGGTGAGCGGATGGCCGATCAGATCGCGACGCTGTCCGCAGCGGGTATCCCGGTGGTCGCCCACATCGGCTTCACGCCCCAGAGCGTCAACGGGCTGGGCGGGTTCCGCGTCCAGGGCCGCGGCGACGCCGCCGAACAGACGATCCACGACGCGATCGCCGTGCAGGAGGCCGGCGCCATCGCCGTGGTGCTGGAGATGGTGCCAGCCGAGCTGGCCACGCAGATCACCGGCAAGTTGACCATTCCTACCGTCGGTATCGGTGCCGGCCCCAACTGCGACGCCCAGGTGCTGGTCTGGCAGGACATGGCCGGGCTCACCAGCGGCAAGACCGCCAAGTTCGTCAGGCGCTTCGGCGACGTGGGCGGCGAACTGCACCGGGCGGCAACGCAATACGCCCAGGACGTGGCGTCCGGGGTGTTCCCGGCCGAAGAGCACTCTTACTGATCCACCGCCGAGATCAACGAAAACGTCGCTGGAGAACGGATTCAGCGACGTTTTTGTTGATCTGGCGGGGTGTGGGGCCGTGTGACGATTGGGTGTGTGAACAGCCACCAGGACACGCCCTCTGACGGCACCGAGCCGAGTCGCATCGCGTCATTCTCCGCCGGCGCCGCCATTGTCCTGCTGGTGTCGGCGATCGCACTGGCAGTCTGGAGTCGTCTCGACGCCAAGTTCGGTGTGGTCGGCGATGCCGCTCCCCCTTCGGGCGTCGACGAACATCCGTGGAACTCGGCCACCTTCCTTTCTGTGGCGGCAGCCGTCGTCGCCGTACTGCTTCTGATCCCCCTTCAGCGCACCATGCGGTCTCGGGCTATTGCCCTGCCGCCCCGCTGGGCCTCGGTGGGTGTGGTGGCGGTCTGCGCGCTCGTGTTCCTCGCCGCGTTCAGCACCGGCGTGCCGGGCTACTTCCGCGATGTCATGAGTGAGGGCCCGATCACGGCGGCACTGCCGGCAGCGGTCGGCGCCTGGGTGCTTGCCATGGCTGGTGCAGTCGCCACGGTATTCGCGGGCTTCGGGCTGCCCTGGTGGACCCGACGCGTGAAGTCGACGCTGGTGGTCGGTGTCGTCGTCGCGGTCGTGGTGTCCGGCGCGGTGGCCACCGCCGCGGGGTTCATCGGTAACGACGCCAGATTCGTCGACGCGACCACCGCGGAGCGAGTCGACGTTCCGGCCTATCCCGCAGCGCTCGGTGAGCACAAATTCAGCGTGAAGTTGCCTGGGGCGCTCAGCGCCTCCGCTGCACCGAAGTACCAAATCTGGCCTGCGGGAGCGGGTTTCGTGCTCACTCACGCCGGAGCCGTCACCGCGTACGGTGCAGACGGCCAAGAGCGTTGGCAC
The window above is part of the Mycolicibacterium fortuitum subsp. fortuitum genome. Proteins encoded here:
- the panB gene encoding 3-methyl-2-oxobutanoate hydroxymethyltransferase — its product is MSEQSVYGASDSVEAKPRTKVRTLTLQKWKSEGHKWAMLTCYDYSSARVFDEAEIPVLLVGDSAANVVYGYDTTVPISIDELIPLARAVVKGAPHALVVADLPFGSYESSPAQALATATRFMKETGAQAIKLEGGERMADQIATLSAAGIPVVAHIGFTPQSVNGLGGFRVQGRGDAAEQTIHDAIAVQEAGAIAVVLEMVPAELATQITGKLTIPTVGIGAGPNCDAQVLVWQDMAGLTSGKTAKFVRRFGDVGGELHRAATQYAQDVASGVFPAEEHSY
- a CDS encoding WS/DGAT/MGAT family O-acyltransferase → MQRLSGLDASFLYLETAAQPMHVCSVLELDTSTMPGGYTFDRLRDELSLRIKAMPHFREKLADSRFNLDHPVWVEDKDFDVNRHLHRIGLPAPGGRAELAEICGHIASLPLDRTRPLWEMWVIENVAGTDAQAGGRLALMTKIHHAGVDGVTGANLMSQLCTTEADAPPPDPVDGVGSASGAEIAISGALRFAARPLKLANVLPTTATTVVDTVRRAINGQAMAAPFNAPKTAFNSNITGHRSVAFAQLDLEDIKTVKNHFGVKVNDVVMALVSGVLRTFLSGRGELPDSSLVAMVPVSVHDRSNRPGRNQVSGMFSKLETTIDNPADRLMAIAESNSVAKQHSSAIGATLLQDWTQFAAPAVFGAAMRVYAASRLSGAKPVHNLVISNVPGPQEPLYLLGCEVKAMYPLGPIFHGSGLNITVMSLTGMLDVGIMSCPELLPDLWDMADDFHVALDELLAATR